From Arcticibacter tournemirensis, one genomic window encodes:
- a CDS encoding carboxypeptidase-like regulatory domain-containing protein, producing MKRLLSVILLFSCLKLSGQERTVEGIVFDRDSKQRISRVYIYNLRKHTGFYNNIKGEFSTKVAAGDTLIAAAEGYRVDTLTVRSQAALLFYLKQTSIHLREVTVTDTARHPRERLKQIKREYKDIYRKGDPQDLLAVGGGNGTGGAGLGIDALYSLLSKEGKNARYLQEIIERDYREMMINYRYTKSLIKNVTGLPDDKLEDFMQQYRPSYYFILEASDYSLISFIRDCYKQYLKDPSAYRLPPLKSP from the coding sequence TTGAAACGACTACTTAGTGTTATATTGCTATTTTCCTGCTTAAAGCTAAGCGGGCAGGAACGAACGGTTGAAGGAATAGTATTCGACCGTGACAGTAAACAACGTATTTCCAGGGTATATATTTATAATCTGAGAAAACATACCGGCTTTTACAACAATATAAAAGGCGAATTTTCAACGAAAGTAGCAGCGGGCGACACTTTAATAGCTGCGGCGGAGGGATACCGGGTGGATACGCTTACGGTGAGGTCGCAGGCTGCGCTACTTTTTTATCTCAAGCAAACAAGCATTCACTTGCGGGAGGTTACGGTTACCGATACTGCCCGTCATCCCAGGGAACGGCTAAAGCAAATAAAAAGAGAGTATAAGGATATCTACAGGAAAGGTGACCCACAAGATCTTCTTGCGGTTGGTGGAGGTAACGGGACGGGCGGAGCGGGTTTGGGCATTGACGCTTTATATAGTTTACTCAGCAAAGAAGGCAAAAACGCCCGATACTTGCAGGAGATCATTGAGAGAGACTACCGGGAAATGATGATTAATTACCGCTATACCAAAAGCCTGATAAAAAATGTAACGGGACTTCCTGATGATAAGCTCGAAGATTTTATGCAGCAATACCGCCCATCTTATTATTTCATCCTTGAAGCAAGCGATTATTCTTTAATAAGCTTCATCAGGGATTGCTATAAGCAATATCTGAAAGACCCATCTGCCTACAGGCTTCCCCCACTCAAATCTCCTTGA
- the ffh gene encoding signal recognition particle protein — translation MFENLQDKLDRAFKVLKGQGTITEINVAETMKEIRKALLDADVNYKTAKTFTDDVKQKALGQNVLTAVSPGQLLTKIMNDELAELMGGSVTEIGLTNNPTIILIAGLNGAGKTTFSGKLANFLKTQKGKKPLLVAGDVYRPAAVDQLQVLGQQIGVPVYANLESKDPVGIAQEGINEAKKNGNNVVIIDTAGRLAVDEEMMNEIAAVKARTNPHEILFVVDSMTGQDAVNTAKVFNDRLDFSGVVLTKLDGDTRGGAALSIKSVVNKPIKFIGTGEKMEALDVFYPDRMASRILGMGDVVSLVERAQQQFDEKQAAELQKKIRKNKFDFNDFIGQIQQIKKMGNMKDLMGMIPGVGKAVRDIDIDDNAFKPIEAIIQSMTPFERENPDSINQSRRARIASGSGTNLQEVNKLIKQFEDMRKVMKQFSNPAAMSKMMRGMPRTPFGK, via the coding sequence ATGTTTGAAAACTTACAGGATAAACTGGACCGCGCCTTTAAGGTACTGAAGGGTCAGGGAACGATTACAGAGATAAACGTAGCAGAAACGATGAAGGAGATCCGGAAGGCTCTTCTTGATGCGGACGTAAATTATAAAACAGCTAAAACATTTACTGATGATGTAAAGCAAAAAGCGCTTGGACAAAACGTTCTCACGGCTGTATCTCCAGGACAACTGCTTACCAAGATCATGAATGATGAGCTCGCCGAGCTCATGGGTGGATCGGTAACAGAGATTGGCCTGACTAACAATCCAACCATTATACTTATTGCCGGACTAAATGGTGCTGGTAAGACCACGTTCTCGGGTAAACTAGCGAATTTCCTTAAAACTCAAAAAGGGAAAAAACCATTACTGGTAGCAGGAGACGTTTACCGTCCGGCTGCTGTTGACCAGTTACAGGTGCTCGGACAACAGATCGGTGTTCCGGTATATGCCAACCTCGAATCAAAAGATCCCGTCGGAATTGCCCAGGAAGGGATCAATGAGGCTAAAAAGAATGGAAATAACGTAGTTATCATTGATACCGCCGGACGGCTCGCTGTCGACGAAGAAATGATGAATGAGATCGCGGCAGTAAAGGCCCGTACAAATCCTCACGAAATCCTTTTTGTTGTTGACTCGATGACTGGTCAGGATGCTGTCAATACTGCAAAAGTATTTAACGACAGGCTTGACTTTTCGGGTGTTGTTCTTACAAAGCTTGACGGTGATACCCGTGGTGGTGCTGCTCTGTCTATCAAATCGGTTGTCAATAAACCAATAAAATTTATTGGAACAGGCGAGAAGATGGAAGCACTTGACGTGTTTTATCCTGACCGTATGGCTTCCCGGATTCTCGGAATGGGGGACGTGGTTTCACTGGTTGAAAGAGCACAGCAGCAGTTCGATGAAAAGCAGGCAGCCGAACTTCAGAAGAAAATACGTAAAAACAAGTTCGACTTCAACGACTTCATCGGGCAGATACAACAGATCAAAAAAATGGGTAACATGAAAGATCTGATGGGAATGATCCCCGGTGTTGGTAAGGCTGTGAGAGACATTGATATCGACGACAATGCTTTTAAACCGATCGAGGCTATTATTCAGTCAATGACTCCCTTTGAGCGGGAGAATCCTGATTCTATCAATCAGAGCAGGAGAGCTCGAATTGCAAGCGGGTCGGGAACAAATCTTCAGGAAGTGAATAAGCTTATCAAACAATTCGAGGATATGCGTAAGGTGATGAAGCAGTTTAGTAATCCCGCAGCAATGTCTAAGATGATGAGGGGGATGCCCCGAACTCCGTTTGGAAAGTAA
- a CDS encoding DUF3078 domain-containing protein: MLKRFLLPVLLFLSFAALSQQASVDTAELNNLREYPKKNSLPVRRPVLQLQPVQLPESQLNLKVNYWRNWVTFGVNMNQASFSNNWKGGGVNSIAIGTTFNYKTDYTKGDKNYVSEVILQYGKIKNKGQLQRKSNDRIYWDNKVGLKLSPSWNFFGSLNFESQFDRGFSYSTKDGVETAKTISRFMSPGYLTESIGFEYKPSKYFWLRIGTGTARQTFVLDKDLYLNNDKNFGVEHGKSFRNELAFQLVSSYERDIMENISLKSRYSMFANYEKLKSIDQRLDLTLIAKVNRLINVTFTGVGLYDDDATDKIQASQSLALGLTYRFPK; the protein is encoded by the coding sequence ATGCTGAAAAGGTTTTTGCTTCCTGTACTTTTATTTCTATCGTTTGCCGCTCTTAGCCAACAAGCTAGCGTGGATACTGCAGAATTAAATAACTTAAGAGAATACCCCAAGAAAAACAGTCTGCCGGTACGGCGGCCTGTTCTGCAGCTCCAGCCGGTTCAGCTTCCCGAATCGCAACTGAACCTCAAAGTTAATTACTGGCGTAACTGGGTGACCTTTGGCGTTAATATGAACCAGGCATCCTTTAGCAATAACTGGAAGGGAGGGGGAGTTAATTCAATAGCAATCGGAACTACCTTTAATTATAAAACTGATTATACCAAGGGCGACAAGAACTACGTATCCGAAGTTATTCTGCAATATGGAAAGATAAAAAACAAGGGGCAATTGCAACGTAAAAGTAATGACCGGATCTACTGGGATAATAAGGTCGGCCTGAAGTTGTCGCCCAGCTGGAACTTTTTCGGATCACTAAACTTTGAATCTCAATTTGACCGGGGGTTTTCATATTCAACAAAAGACGGTGTAGAAACGGCTAAAACCATCTCACGTTTTATGTCGCCGGGATATTTAACGGAGTCTATAGGTTTTGAATACAAGCCAAGCAAATATTTCTGGCTTCGTATCGGTACGGGAACCGCCCGCCAGACTTTTGTTTTAGACAAGGATCTGTATCTTAATAACGATAAGAACTTCGGGGTTGAACATGGTAAATCGTTCCGGAACGAGCTGGCCTTTCAACTTGTGAGCAGCTATGAGAGGGATATTATGGAAAATATATCTTTAAAAAGTCGCTATAGCATGTTTGCTAACTATGAAAAGCTTAAAAGTATTGACCAGCGCCTTGATCTCACTTTAATCGCAAAAGTGAACAGGCTTATTAACGTTACGTTTACTGGTGTAGGGCTGTACGATGATGATGCAACTGATAAAATTCAGGCAAGCCAGTCGCTTGCTTTGGGACTGACATACAGGTTTCCGAAGTAA